A genome region from Archaeoglobus fulgidus DSM 4304 includes the following:
- a CDS encoding NAD(P)/FAD-dependent oxidoreductase — protein MKDVLIVGAGVTGSFIAKELSKYHLDVVVVERKSGPGLDQTKGCSGIIHPLQLPFGSLKSKLCLKGNAMMDAEAEELGFTFKRVGLILVATNIITFLAIPLIQLYFRLNGVVSKRLGKKKVLEMVPNLREDIWGGLFLPTAGVVNPVEMTASAIRFAKANGVEVHYDCEVVGIERKGEGFIVKTTKGDFEARCVINCAGLYADEIAKMVGYEMTITPGKGTHIVFAERGFSNHLTVAIPLKPNKRTKGGGALIGFDGKPLWGPNLIDVESKEDTSVKKEEIEGIIEKFSPLFTRKPEGVVAFYAGLRSIAGTDFVINQPVEGFINVAGIQSPGLTAAPAIAEMVIEMLSSRFELRRKEEIKRPEWIRLAELDEDEVRKAIEENEDFGEIVCLCNMVSKAEILRAVEEGECFDTVRHLTWAGMDCCKCHAEIMQLIEEKTGKARKEIEGSDIVW, from the coding sequence GTGAAGGACGTGCTCATTGTTGGCGCTGGTGTAACGGGAAGCTTCATCGCAAAGGAGCTTTCAAAGTACCACCTCGACGTTGTGGTTGTTGAGAGGAAGTCCGGCCCCGGCCTCGACCAGACGAAGGGCTGCTCTGGGATAATTCATCCCCTCCAGCTCCCCTTCGGCTCATTAAAAAGCAAGCTCTGCCTTAAGGGCAACGCAATGATGGATGCGGAGGCTGAGGAGCTCGGCTTCACCTTCAAGAGGGTAGGGCTAATTCTCGTTGCTACCAACATCATAACCTTCCTTGCAATTCCCCTCATCCAGCTTTACTTCAGGCTAAACGGAGTGGTTTCGAAAAGGCTGGGCAAGAAAAAGGTTCTTGAAATGGTTCCCAATTTGAGGGAGGACATCTGGGGCGGACTCTTCCTCCCGACTGCTGGAGTTGTCAATCCTGTCGAGATGACAGCATCAGCAATAAGGTTTGCGAAGGCAAACGGCGTTGAGGTTCACTACGACTGTGAAGTTGTTGGTATTGAGAGGAAAGGAGAGGGATTCATTGTTAAAACAACCAAGGGCGATTTTGAGGCGAGATGCGTCATAAACTGTGCGGGCCTTTACGCTGACGAGATTGCGAAAATGGTTGGCTACGAGATGACCATCACACCGGGAAAGGGAACGCACATAGTTTTTGCCGAGAGGGGCTTCTCAAACCACCTCACCGTCGCAATCCCCCTCAAGCCCAATAAGAGGACGAAGGGGGGAGGAGCGCTCATAGGCTTCGACGGAAAGCCGCTCTGGGGGCCCAATTTGATTGACGTGGAAAGCAAGGAGGACACCTCCGTAAAGAAGGAGGAGATTGAGGGCATAATCGAGAAGTTCTCCCCCCTCTTCACGAGGAAGCCTGAAGGTGTCGTAGCCTTCTACGCTGGTCTGAGGTCGATTGCAGGGACTGACTTCGTAATCAACCAGCCCGTTGAGGGATTCATCAACGTTGCAGGCATTCAGAGCCCCGGACTGACTGCTGCTCCGGCCATCGCCGAGATGGTAATTGAAATGCTGTCATCAAGGTTTGAGCTTAGGAGAAAGGAGGAGATTAAAAGGCCGGAGTGGATTAGGCTGGCCGAGCTGGATGAGGATGAAGTGAGGAAGGCTATAGAGGAAAATGAGGATTTCGGAGAGATAGTCTGCCTTTGCAACATGGTCAGCAAAGCTGAGATTTTGAGGGCGGTAGAGGAGGGAGAGTGCTTTGATACTGTAAGGCACCTCACGTGGGCGGGAATGGACTGCTGCAAGTGCCATGCCGAGATCATGCAGCTAATAGAGGAGAAGACTGGAAAGGCGAGGAAGGAGATTGAGGGAAGTGATATTGTATGGTAG
- a CDS encoding 30S ribosomal protein S27e, with protein sequence MHSRFVKVKCPDCEHEQVIFDHPSTIVKCIICGRTVAEPTGGKGNIKAEIIEYVDQIE encoded by the coding sequence GTGCACAGCAGGTTTGTCAAGGTCAAGTGCCCTGACTGCGAGCACGAGCAGGTAATTTTCGACCACCCCTCCACCATCGTCAAGTGCATAATCTGCGGAAGGACCGTTGCGGAGCCCACAGGCGGGAAGGGCAACATAAAGGCTGAGATAATTGAATACGTTGACCAGATAGAGTAA
- a CDS encoding DUF5658 family protein, producing the protein MEKTDLLMMTFAIVNLADYMTTVKGIEMGFHELNEFVSSLNPASFLLLKIAIVATAFALLLYTRRLSFSLGRGIYIGLVAGLAISTAVLGICSVHNLLLLTGFPEVEFLVKVMTGVLALI; encoded by the coding sequence ATGGAGAAAACAGACCTCCTTATGATGACGTTCGCAATCGTGAATCTTGCCGACTACATGACAACGGTGAAGGGCATCGAAATGGGATTTCATGAGCTTAACGAGTTCGTATCATCCCTAAATCCCGCTTCATTCCTTCTTCTCAAAATCGCTATTGTTGCCACAGCCTTTGCCCTCCTCCTCTATACTCGAAGGCTAAGCTTTTCGCTCGGCAGGGGAATTTATATAGGCCTTGTTGCAGGCCTTGCAATCTCCACAGCCGTGCTTGGGATATGCTCGGTGCACAACCTGCTTTTGTTGACCGGCTTCCCCGAAGTGGAATTCTTGGTAAAAGTGATGACCGGTGTCCTGGCATTAATTTAA
- a CDS encoding 50S ribosomal protein L44e, whose product MKYPKKVKTFCRYCGKHTLHEVERVSKGKASSLNWINRQKKRRGKVGNLGKFSKVPGGDKPTKRVNIRFRCTECKKAHHRPTWRAKRFELIER is encoded by the coding sequence ATGAAGTATCCCAAGAAGGTTAAGACGTTCTGCCGATATTGCGGAAAACACACTCTCCACGAAGTCGAGAGAGTTAGCAAGGGGAAGGCAAGCTCACTGAACTGGATCAACAGGCAGAAGAAGAGGAGGGGAAAAGTTGGTAACCTCGGTAAGTTCAGCAAGGTTCCCGGTGGGGATAAGCCGACGAAGAGGGTGAACATCAGATTTCGCTGCACTGAGTGCAAGAAAGCTCACCACCGCCCGACGTGGAGAGCGAAGAGGTTTGAACTAATTGAGAGGTAA
- a CDS encoding MFS transporter — translation MLRLILSGFFAYASLSCVIPIIPSYASSLGASVFLSAFAAGVFALFPAIAMTPFGMLSEVYGRRRFLVAGAVTSLLASLLYLQSSTAELLVFSRTLHGLGSALYIPSINALVADISEESRRGEAMGKLQTALMLGFFAGPLAGGFVSDFFGVKAVFLLALVFSAAALVPVVGVRERSKGGEIGKQFIFPRKLAPLFAVMFVGMATGSSLALFAIPFYAPELNISQQQAGLLVAVLFLFSAIIRVPAGILADRAGRNVTALLGMVVTGLGLFSAFKPDFPFLFLASLLCGAGNGIVNTAVFAAASDYENRGYAMGVANTVLNAGIFAGTTLAGFMAGFLSFQSMMLILAAATLLFSPISLSKGFGSISEVER, via the coding sequence ATGCTCAGGCTCATACTTTCGGGATTCTTTGCCTACGCCTCGCTTAGCTGCGTCATTCCAATCATCCCCTCCTACGCCTCCTCACTTGGAGCTTCCGTCTTTCTCTCAGCTTTTGCTGCTGGAGTCTTCGCTTTATTTCCCGCAATAGCCATGACACCCTTCGGTATGCTGAGCGAGGTTTACGGGAGGAGGCGTTTTCTTGTTGCAGGGGCAGTTACAAGCCTTCTTGCATCTCTGCTCTATCTGCAATCCAGCACTGCAGAACTTCTCGTTTTTTCGAGGACTCTACATGGCTTGGGGAGTGCCCTCTACATCCCCTCCATCAATGCATTGGTTGCTGACATCTCAGAGGAGAGCAGAAGGGGAGAGGCCATGGGGAAGCTGCAAACCGCATTGATGCTCGGATTCTTTGCCGGCCCGCTTGCAGGGGGTTTTGTTTCGGATTTCTTTGGTGTTAAGGCAGTCTTCCTGCTCGCTCTGGTCTTTTCTGCTGCAGCACTTGTTCCTGTTGTTGGGGTGAGGGAAAGGAGCAAGGGCGGGGAGATTGGAAAGCAGTTCATCTTTCCGAGAAAGCTTGCCCCGCTGTTTGCGGTGATGTTTGTGGGAATGGCGACCGGCTCTTCTCTTGCACTCTTCGCCATTCCATTCTACGCTCCAGAGCTTAACATATCCCAGCAGCAGGCAGGATTGCTTGTTGCTGTGCTTTTCCTCTTCTCAGCCATCATTAGAGTTCCCGCAGGGATACTGGCAGACAGGGCTGGAAGAAATGTTACCGCCCTTTTGGGGATGGTAGTCACAGGCTTGGGGCTTTTTTCCGCATTTAAGCCCGATTTTCCCTTCCTGTTTCTCGCCTCTCTGCTCTGCGGCGCAGGAAACGGCATTGTGAACACTGCAGTCTTTGCCGCAGCCTCCGACTACGAGAACAGGGGGTATGCGATGGGCGTGGCGAACACAGTCCTCAACGCAGGAATTTTCGCTGGAACAACCTTGGCCGGATTTATGGCAGGATTTCTCAGCTTTCAGAGCATGATGCTGATTCTTGCCGCAGCAACTCTGCTCTTCTCCCCTATATCACTATCGAAAGGCTTTGGCAGCATCTCTGAGGTTGAGAGATAA
- a CDS encoding xylulokinase, which produces MASILAVDVGTTSIKAGIVSTENFEAESTQSTRAVVEYPKKHWAEKDPEKLWNSIVEVCKPLAEKANPDAIVFGAHMAGVVPVDGEGNALRNIITWLDERAAGLPEDVWKGLIKIQGYSLTKLIKFLRLTGGAPSRTGKDPISKIVWIRENEPDVFGKTFKMLDVRGYLVARATGNFVTSPDEAHLTWLADTRGGKARWSESILKDYALSASLFPEIKNCTEIAGYLRPEVRKEFGLEGDVPVMVGSGDVAAAAVGSGAVKDYECHIYVGTSDWVAAHIPQRKTDIFHFIGSLLSAIPEKYLLIAEQEVAAGALEWAMRLVGIQGEYELVKELVEKAPAGKLIFMPWFYGERAPIDDPYVRGGLVNVGLDSGREEVLRAMMEGVALNIKWVFGYVEKMTAPQQMVSIVGGGALFDIWCQIISNAVRRPLRRIKHPEETGLRGLATMAAVGLGEESFESAAAKFEVDRVFKPDDEEAKVYDRLFEYYKELYSKLKKVYRKLNSAEY; this is translated from the coding sequence ATGGCCTCCATTCTTGCAGTTGATGTTGGGACCACCTCCATTAAAGCCGGGATTGTTAGCACCGAAAATTTTGAGGCTGAGAGTACTCAATCAACAAGGGCTGTTGTGGAGTATCCGAAAAAGCACTGGGCTGAGAAGGATCCGGAAAAGCTGTGGAACAGTATTGTTGAAGTTTGCAAGCCTCTGGCTGAGAAAGCAAATCCCGACGCCATTGTGTTTGGCGCCCACATGGCGGGGGTTGTGCCTGTTGATGGAGAGGGCAACGCGCTGAGGAACATCATAACGTGGCTCGATGAAAGGGCTGCGGGACTGCCTGAGGACGTGTGGAAGGGTTTGATTAAAATTCAGGGCTACTCATTAACCAAGCTAATCAAATTTCTGCGTTTGACGGGGGGAGCACCGTCGAGGACGGGTAAAGACCCGATTTCAAAGATAGTCTGGATCAGGGAGAATGAGCCGGATGTTTTCGGCAAGACCTTCAAGATGCTCGACGTTAGAGGATATTTGGTTGCGAGAGCCACCGGAAATTTTGTTACGAGTCCCGACGAAGCACACCTAACATGGCTTGCAGACACCCGCGGAGGGAAGGCGAGGTGGTCTGAGAGCATCCTTAAAGATTATGCCTTGTCAGCCTCGCTCTTCCCTGAGATAAAGAACTGCACAGAAATTGCCGGCTATCTTCGCCCTGAGGTGAGGAAGGAATTTGGATTAGAGGGGGATGTGCCGGTAATGGTTGGCTCTGGAGACGTTGCAGCTGCAGCCGTTGGCTCTGGAGCGGTGAAGGACTACGAGTGCCACATTTACGTCGGAACGAGTGACTGGGTTGCTGCCCACATTCCACAAAGAAAAACTGACATCTTCCACTTTATAGGGAGCCTGCTGAGCGCCATTCCTGAGAAGTACTTGCTGATTGCCGAACAGGAAGTTGCTGCAGGCGCTCTGGAGTGGGCGATGAGGCTTGTGGGCATTCAAGGAGAATACGAGCTGGTGAAGGAGCTTGTGGAGAAGGCTCCTGCAGGAAAGCTGATATTCATGCCGTGGTTCTACGGCGAGAGGGCTCCAATCGACGACCCCTACGTTAGGGGAGGGCTGGTAAACGTGGGCCTCGACAGCGGGAGGGAAGAGGTTCTGAGGGCGATGATGGAGGGGGTTGCATTGAACATCAAGTGGGTCTTTGGCTATGTGGAAAAGATGACCGCTCCGCAGCAGATGGTGAGCATTGTCGGGGGAGGGGCGCTTTTTGACATCTGGTGTCAGATTATATCGAATGCCGTTAGAAGGCCGCTGAGGAGGATAAAGCATCCTGAGGAAACTGGGTTGAGAGGTTTGGCTACAATGGCGGCGGTTGGGCTGGGGGAGGAGAGCTTTGAAAGTGCAGCAGCGAAGTTCGAGGTTGACAGAGTTTTCAAGCCCGACGATGAGGAGGCAAAGGTTTACGACAGGCTTTTCGAATACTACAAGGAGCTTTACAGCAAGCTGAAAAAAGTTTACAGAAAGCTGAACTCAGCGGAATATTAG
- the engB gene encoding GTP-binding protein EngB, with protein sequence MKVKEVIFAGRSNVGKSTLFSALFKFEVRKGKKPGTTIRPNSFQVGSVIFTDLPGFGYVSGYSRNFSERVKDFVVEYIETNARRIVASVEVIDASSFLEIAERWEKRGYIPVEIEMFEFLNDVTPRVFLAANKMDKVDDITNLNKIAEMLGMQPPWEKWRHVIYPVCAKKGEVSALKRDLKQYLLSLNLRDAAKAFR encoded by the coding sequence ATGAAAGTAAAGGAGGTCATATTCGCAGGCAGGTCAAACGTTGGAAAGTCAACCTTATTCTCAGCCCTCTTCAAATTCGAGGTCAGGAAGGGAAAAAAGCCCGGAACGACCATCAGACCGAACTCCTTTCAGGTTGGAAGTGTAATTTTCACCGATTTGCCCGGATTCGGCTACGTGAGCGGCTACAGCAGAAACTTCAGCGAGAGGGTGAAGGATTTCGTTGTTGAGTACATCGAAACCAATGCAAGGAGAATAGTTGCGTCAGTCGAGGTTATCGACGCAAGCTCCTTTCTCGAAATTGCTGAGAGGTGGGAAAAAAGAGGATACATCCCCGTTGAGATAGAGATGTTCGAGTTTCTGAATGATGTCACACCGAGAGTCTTTCTTGCAGCCAATAAAATGGATAAGGTTGATGATATCACCAATCTCAACAAAATTGCCGAGATGCTGGGGATGCAACCGCCGTGGGAAAAATGGAGGCACGTTATTTATCCAGTCTGCGCTAAAAAGGGGGAAGTTTCAGCCCTGAAAAGGGACTTGAAGCAGTATCTTTTATCTCTCAACCTCAGAGATGCTGCCAAAGCCTTTCGATAG
- the amrS gene encoding AmmeMemoRadiSam system radical SAM enzyme codes for MIVRSYLYEKLNGDVRCKTCWHRCIIKEGKTGICRVRKNEGGELLVLNYGMASSIALDPIEKKPLNNFKPGSKVLSFGSVSCNFRCLHCQNFEIAFADLDYSYLREIDPDTVLRMCIDRRADGVAWTYNEPAIWHEFALDSSKLVKESGYYVVYVTNGYMTPEAVDQFEGVLDAANVDVKAFSEDFYKKICKAKLEHVLETVEYLHRKGVFVELTYLIIPGENDSREELRDFCRWVADLSPKIPVHFSRFHPDYKMLDKPPTPVEKIEEAVEIAKKEGIEYVYAGNVWGHRYENTYCPNCGELLIEREGFYVYNINLVRDNPPKCPNCGYAQNIIL; via the coding sequence ATGATAGTGAGGTCGTACCTTTACGAGAAGCTTAACGGAGATGTAAGGTGCAAAACCTGCTGGCATCGCTGCATTATCAAGGAAGGAAAAACAGGAATCTGCAGGGTCAGGAAGAACGAAGGAGGGGAGCTGCTGGTTTTAAACTACGGAATGGCATCCTCGATAGCTCTCGACCCAATCGAGAAAAAGCCACTCAACAACTTCAAGCCCGGCAGCAAGGTTTTGTCATTCGGCAGTGTGAGCTGCAACTTCCGCTGCCTGCACTGCCAGAACTTTGAGATTGCCTTCGCCGATCTTGACTACTCCTACCTTAGAGAAATCGACCCGGATACGGTTTTGAGGATGTGCATTGACAGAAGGGCGGATGGGGTTGCTTGGACATACAACGAGCCGGCAATCTGGCATGAGTTTGCTCTGGACAGCTCAAAGCTCGTAAAGGAGTCTGGATACTATGTGGTTTACGTCACCAACGGCTACATGACGCCAGAAGCGGTTGACCAGTTTGAAGGTGTGCTTGATGCAGCCAATGTTGACGTCAAGGCCTTTAGCGAAGACTTTTACAAAAAAATATGCAAGGCTAAGCTTGAGCACGTGCTTGAGACGGTCGAGTACCTTCACCGAAAGGGTGTTTTTGTCGAGCTGACCTACCTCATCATTCCCGGCGAAAACGACAGCAGAGAGGAGCTGAGAGACTTCTGCAGGTGGGTGGCAGATTTATCTCCAAAAATCCCTGTCCACTTCTCCCGCTTCCATCCAGATTACAAGATGCTCGACAAACCGCCAACGCCCGTTGAAAAGATTGAGGAGGCTGTAGAGATAGCCAAGAAGGAAGGAATTGAGTACGTTTACGCGGGAAACGTCTGGGGGCATAGGTACGAGAACACCTACTGCCCCAACTGCGGGGAATTGCTGATTGAAAGGGAGGGATTCTACGTTTACAACATCAATCTGGTGAGGGACAACCCGCCCAAGTGTCCTAACTGCGGCTATGCTCAGAACATAATCCTCTGA
- a CDS encoding NAD(P)/FAD-dependent oxidoreductase yields MVVVVGGGYAGILMAERLREKGVVAKVYDMRGKGGELAEFARIEELRDYYGKFIEVIEESDVEVTKGCVVSTYPLKVISPRGVETGKAEGYFICTGAVDLTPAASEVYGKRVAGIFTLETAIRLLAMGKRIGNKVLILVRREEGIFKALEEHLISKNYEVELLKSKSPAEVYGGKRVERVEIDGESIVCDTLIVYGGRMPFNPKNLKGELAGNVVECTYDYEKVEKNVQRIMF; encoded by the coding sequence ATGGTAGTGGTTGTTGGTGGTGGTTACGCGGGTATTTTGATGGCAGAGAGGCTCAGAGAAAAGGGAGTCGTGGCTAAGGTTTACGACATGAGGGGAAAGGGAGGGGAGCTGGCAGAATTTGCGAGGATAGAGGAGCTGAGAGATTACTACGGGAAATTCATAGAGGTGATTGAGGAAAGCGACGTTGAGGTTACAAAGGGCTGCGTTGTTTCCACCTATCCTTTAAAGGTAATTTCTCCGAGAGGAGTAGAAACTGGCAAGGCTGAGGGCTACTTCATCTGCACAGGAGCCGTTGACTTGACCCCTGCAGCATCGGAGGTTTATGGTAAGAGAGTGGCGGGAATCTTCACCCTTGAGACCGCAATCAGACTGCTGGCGATGGGGAAGAGAATCGGAAATAAGGTTCTAATCCTCGTAAGGAGAGAGGAGGGGATTTTCAAGGCGCTGGAGGAGCATTTAATCTCTAAAAACTACGAGGTTGAGCTATTGAAATCCAAAAGCCCCGCAGAAGTTTACGGTGGTAAGAGGGTGGAGAGAGTTGAGATTGATGGTGAAAGCATTGTTTGCGACACCCTCATAGTTTATGGCGGCAGAATGCCCTTCAATCCAAAAAATCTGAAGGGGGAGCTTGCAGGAAACGTTGTTGAGTGCACCTACGACTACGAAAAAGTTGAGAAAAACGTTCAGAGGATTATGTTCTGA
- the cbiB gene encoding adenosylcobinamide-phosphate synthase CbiB, translating to MGIEVVVLLTTLMLDAAVGEPPALLHPVVWYGKLISLLERAKFRKMLVEIFYGAFCCLIVITFALILSLLPFPYPLNFLWAVYLLFSSISVKSMVNHARVCVESGVDRKAVQMIVSRNTEELSEEQLCSAVIESVAENYVDGVVAPLFYFSIFGVAGAVVYRAVNTCDAMVGYRKGRYEAFGKFAARLDDILNYIPARLSLLFFELLKRGAFSYGLKRNVKLNGCAIAAMSYLLGVKLEKPGYYSLPGIEPSAADIERAIKAFVRLTVIAVIFTTIAVSIRIVLLTKLHF from the coding sequence ATGGGTATTGAGGTCGTGGTTCTGCTCACCACTTTAATGCTTGATGCGGCAGTTGGAGAGCCTCCGGCGTTGCTACATCCGGTGGTGTGGTACGGAAAGCTGATCTCTCTCCTTGAGAGGGCCAAATTCAGAAAGATGTTGGTAGAGATTTTTTATGGAGCCTTTTGCTGTTTAATTGTCATAACCTTCGCCCTGATTCTCTCCTTGCTTCCCTTCCCTTACCCCCTGAACTTTCTCTGGGCCGTTTACCTTCTTTTTTCCTCCATATCGGTGAAAAGCATGGTGAACCACGCCAGAGTGTGTGTAGAGAGCGGAGTGGACAGGAAAGCCGTGCAGATGATTGTGAGCAGAAATACGGAAGAGCTGAGCGAGGAGCAGCTTTGCTCTGCAGTAATTGAATCCGTTGCGGAGAACTATGTTGATGGAGTTGTTGCTCCCCTCTTCTACTTCTCAATTTTCGGAGTTGCGGGAGCGGTGGTTTACAGGGCTGTTAACACCTGCGATGCGATGGTGGGATACAGGAAAGGCAGATACGAGGCTTTCGGGAAGTTTGCCGCAAGGCTTGATGATATCCTGAACTACATTCCCGCAAGGCTTTCCCTGCTCTTCTTCGAGCTTTTGAAGAGAGGGGCATTTTCCTACGGCTTGAAGAGAAATGTGAAGCTGAATGGCTGCGCAATAGCGGCGATGTCCTACTTGCTTGGCGTTAAGCTTGAGAAGCCAGGATACTACTCTCTTCCGGGCATAGAGCCAAGTGCTGCTGACATTGAAAGGGCGATAAAGGCTTTTGTAAGACTCACAGTAATTGCAGTAATCTTCACAACCATTGCAGTTTCAATCAGGATAGTGTTATTAACAAAGCTGCACTTCTGA
- a CDS encoding DHH family phosphoesterase has protein sequence MICNACGGKGYIEIEKECEICGGTGKAKSFDPKITAELSDEQIKMFMSGVCGVCRGTGKVKIMDVCRECNGTGKAGRCKICGEKVVGNHDLCSRCRRQPHAYRLRNSCGIEDVRINRVYVGTVSAVTDIGVFVNLNKRLRGLIHRRNLGNNRFSEDEEILVQVSGIGLSGEIDLKPVKMDGYKVVEISKEVGRVEIAELENYIGKMVEVRGLVTHIKVTGGPTIFTLLDGRASVQAAAFEGGERAYPEVRVDDVVRVIGIVKRRENKLQIEILEMEKLLGEEAYEVRKRVEAEIERACEPDFRGFLIESEVLEALKEDMLKVAKELKKAIYESRPVIIRHHWDADGTCGGVALEKALTDLVERVHSDSEAKYYLVKRRVSRAPFYELEDVVRDLDESLEDAERHGDKIPLVVLVDNGSGLEDVPAIRQFLLFGADVITIDHHFPDEEVDSYLLYHVNPYKVGGDSNYTSGVLCVEIARMISDLDMKHLAAISVVGDRAEGEVERYIELSGKSREELADIALAVEYEGFYLRFRTASQIMHEILGFGRQDRHVKLVRMLSEYAKEAIEEQVKTAMEGVKVQILPNGIALAALDVENYAKKFTFPPPGKLTGEVHDRLKQKYERIVTIGYGPDFAVIRSEGVELDIPRIVKELREEIVAGVDGGGHLVVGSIKFVQAKRKEVLARLAAKIGNLK, from the coding sequence ATGATTTGCAACGCCTGCGGGGGCAAGGGATATATCGAAATCGAGAAGGAATGCGAGATCTGCGGTGGAACAGGGAAGGCAAAGAGCTTTGACCCGAAGATAACGGCCGAGCTTTCCGACGAGCAGATAAAGATGTTCATGAGTGGTGTTTGTGGAGTTTGCAGGGGAACGGGGAAGGTAAAAATAATGGATGTCTGCAGGGAGTGCAATGGAACGGGGAAAGCTGGAAGGTGCAAGATTTGCGGGGAGAAGGTTGTTGGCAACCACGACCTCTGCAGCAGGTGCAGAAGGCAGCCCCACGCTTACAGGCTGAGGAACAGCTGCGGCATTGAGGATGTGAGAATAAACAGAGTTTATGTTGGGACAGTTTCAGCAGTAACAGACATAGGCGTTTTCGTAAACCTGAACAAAAGGCTGAGGGGTCTCATTCACAGAAGGAACCTCGGAAACAACAGGTTTTCGGAGGATGAAGAGATTTTAGTGCAGGTGAGCGGAATCGGGCTGAGCGGGGAGATTGACCTGAAACCAGTTAAAATGGATGGCTACAAGGTTGTTGAAATCTCGAAGGAAGTTGGGAGAGTTGAGATAGCGGAGCTTGAGAACTACATAGGGAAGATGGTTGAGGTAAGGGGGCTGGTTACGCACATCAAGGTCACGGGAGGGCCGACGATTTTCACGCTCCTCGATGGCAGGGCGAGCGTTCAGGCTGCGGCCTTTGAGGGAGGGGAGAGGGCCTATCCAGAGGTAAGAGTTGATGATGTTGTTAGAGTCATTGGAATAGTAAAGAGGAGGGAGAACAAGCTCCAGATTGAGATTCTTGAGATGGAGAAACTTCTCGGAGAGGAAGCCTACGAGGTGAGGAAGAGGGTTGAGGCTGAGATAGAGAGGGCATGCGAGCCTGATTTCAGGGGATTCCTCATCGAGAGCGAGGTTCTTGAGGCTCTTAAAGAGGACATGCTGAAGGTGGCAAAGGAGCTGAAGAAGGCCATCTACGAGTCAAGGCCCGTAATTATCAGGCACCACTGGGATGCTGACGGGACGTGTGGCGGAGTTGCCCTTGAGAAAGCCCTGACCGATTTGGTTGAGAGAGTGCACTCGGACAGCGAAGCAAAGTACTACCTCGTTAAGAGGAGAGTTTCAAGGGCTCCTTTCTACGAGCTTGAGGATGTTGTGAGGGATTTAGATGAAAGTTTAGAGGATGCAGAGAGGCACGGAGATAAGATACCTCTGGTTGTTTTGGTTGATAACGGCTCTGGCCTTGAGGATGTCCCTGCGATAAGGCAGTTTCTGCTTTTTGGTGCGGATGTAATCACAATCGACCACCACTTTCCCGATGAAGAGGTGGACAGCTACCTTCTCTACCACGTTAACCCCTACAAGGTCGGTGGGGACAGCAACTACACCTCCGGAGTGCTCTGCGTTGAGATTGCGAGGATGATATCTGACTTGGACATGAAGCACCTCGCAGCCATTTCCGTTGTTGGAGATAGAGCTGAGGGGGAGGTCGAGAGGTACATTGAGCTTTCAGGGAAAAGCAGAGAGGAGCTTGCCGACATAGCTCTTGCTGTGGAGTACGAGGGCTTTTACCTGAGATTCAGGACTGCAAGCCAGATAATGCACGAGATTCTCGGTTTTGGAAGGCAGGACAGGCATGTTAAGCTTGTCAGAATGCTCTCTGAATACGCCAAGGAGGCGATTGAGGAGCAGGTGAAGACGGCGATGGAGGGCGTTAAGGTGCAGATTCTACCCAACGGAATAGCCCTTGCCGCTCTGGACGTTGAGAACTACGCCAAGAAGTTCACCTTCCCCCCGCCGGGAAAGCTGACTGGAGAGGTGCACGACAGGCTTAAGCAGAAGTATGAGAGGATCGTAACCATAGGCTACGGCCCCGACTTTGCTGTTATCAGGAGCGAGGGAGTGGAGCTGGACATTCCGAGGATTGTTAAAGAGCTTAGGGAGGAGATAGTTGCTGGCGTCGATGGTGGAGGACATCTGGTGGTTGGCTCAATAAAGTTCGTTCAGGCGAAGAGGAAGGAGGTTCTGGCGAGGCTTGCTGCAAAAATTGGGAACCTGAAGTAG